One window from the genome of Emys orbicularis isolate rEmyOrb1 chromosome 10, rEmyOrb1.hap1, whole genome shotgun sequence encodes:
- the RPS15A gene encoding small ribosomal subunit protein uS8 has protein sequence MTTGETGERFSPTGRAGIARSLRSPSTTPSSHNTLHAPGLFLFPPSCCTGIMVRMNVLADALKSINNAEKRGKRQVLIRPCSKVIVRFLTVMMKHGYIGEFEIIDDHRAGKIVVNLTGRLNKCGVISPRFDVQLKDLEKWQNNLLPSRQFGYIVLTTSAGIMDHEEARRKHTGGKILGFFF, from the exons ATGACAACAGGAGAGACAGGCGAGCGCTTCTCTCCGACTGGGAGAGCGGGTATCGCGAGATCCCTGAGATCTCCTTCCACCACCCCGAGTTCCCATAACACCCTGCACGCGCCTGGCCTCTTCCTTTTTCCGCCATCTTGCTGCACCG GCATCATGGTGCGCATGAATGTTCTGGCCGATGCCCTTAAGAGCATCAACAATGCAGAGAAACGTGGAAAACGTCAAGTTCTCATTAGACCGTGCTCTAAAGTAATCGTGCGGTTTTTAACTGTGATGATGAAGCATG GTTACATTGGTGAATTTGAGATCATTGACGATCACAGAGCTGGGAAAATTGTTGTTAATCTCACAGGCAGACTGAACAAG TGTGGTGTGATCAGTCCCAGATTTGATGTTCAGTTGAAGGACCTGGAAAAGTGGCAGAACAACCTTTTGCCTTCACGTCAGTTTGG GTACATAGTGCTGACAACTTCCGCTGGCATCATGGACCATGAGGAAGCAAGGCGAAAACACACAGGAGGCAAAATCCTGGGATTCTTTTTCTAA